The genomic DNA GTGGCAAATAAACGTGTTTGTCTAATCTCCCTGCTCGTAAAATTGCTGGGTCTATTGAGTTTGGCCGATTTGTCGCACCTACAATAAAAACTCCGTCATCACCGCTATTATTCATTTGTGCTAAAAATTCATTCACAGCACTTGTATTCATATGGTTGACACTTGAATTGTCTCTGTTCGGAACTAAAGCATCTAATTCGTCAATAAAAATGATACTTGGGGCGTTTTTTCTTGCTTCATCAAAAAGGTTTTTAATATTCTCTTGTGAAGCATTTACCCATTTGCTTTGAATGTCGGAAGGTTTAATTTGATAAAAATTGAACCCTATCTCTTCTGCCATCTTTTCTGCAAAGAATGTTTTTCCGCAACCTGGAGGGCCATATAAAAGCATTCCGTTTGGAATTGTTAATCCATATTCAGCATACTTTTCTTTCTCATTCAAAGCGTCAATAACATCTAATTTGATGGTGTCTTTGAGTGCTTGCATTCCAGCAATTGATTTGAAGCCTTCGCCTTTTTTTACAGTCTTCAAGGTTTGAGTTGATTGTGCAGATTTTTCAAGAACAGAATTTTCAACTACGATTTCACCATTAACAGCCTGTATGAATTCTTTCAAGTTCTTGAATCTATTCTCTGCATTAGGTTGTAAGGCTTTTGCAATGATGTTGAAAGTATTGGCTTCAATCTTGGATTTTGAACTAACAACTTGTAAGGGTTTTTCTCGCTCCTTCAAAATTGCATCTTCTAATCTTACTGTATCAGATTTGAATTTGGACAATTCCACAAACCAAGGCGGTAGTCCAACTAATAAATGATAATACAAAGCACCTACCGAGAATATATCACTTTGAACAGAAAAGACTTTGTTAAATGTTTCGTTGGCAGAATAGAAAGGATTAAGAGCATCTTTTTGAAAATCTTTATTTGATTGGACCAAAAATCTTGCATAGCCAAAATCTATTATTTTGGGAACTGATACTTGTCCAGATAAATCCAACATCACGTTCAAATTGGTTACATCGTTATGGATAATTGGGTTTTGTTGATTGTGTAAGTAATTTAGACCGTTAAGCACCCCAAGAATTATGTCCTTTGCTTCATATGCATTAAAGGTTTGTTCCCTTTTCATTTTGTCAGCAAGGGTTTCACCACTTATAAAGTCTAAAATGGCGTAAGCGTATTTTTGGTTTTCTATAAGAAGTTCACCACTGTCACTTAGTTTGACAATATTCGGGTGTTTCAACTTTTTCAGAATTTCTATTTCTAGCACATCACCACTTTGGTCAAATTGAGTTCTATGCAATTTAGAATATGAGAAGAGTTTCAAAAGCTTGGTTGTCTTTTGTTTGTCTTTAACTCGATAAGTTTCTGCGTAACTTCCTTTTTTCAAAAAGAAAGTTACGGTGTACTTGTCTTCAATTACTTGACCATTAGATAATATGTGATTTGTGATATTCATAATTTATCCTACTAATACTGAATCATCACCACTTGGTCTGTCTTCAGGATATAAACAATCTATTATTGCAATCACAATCGGATGCAATTCATCAACATCAGGACTTTCACCGATTTTTTGCAACCCTTGATTTAAAAGTGTTCTCGCTTTATTTGGGTCTCTCCATCTGTAAGATCCAAAGTTTTGATTATGTTGTCTTATAAAACCAATCAATTGGTAAATGAATGTTAATTGGATGAAAAAGCTATTAATTTCATCTAATAAAACATTTCCAAGTTTCACATCCTTAACCTTGATTACTTCTTCCAATTGGTGTTTAATTTGATTAACCACTTGTGCAGTCTTATCATTGCCAAGTTCTTTGTTAGCCTTTTCGAGTCTATAATATTCTTCTTTCAATTCGGCTTCTAACTTGGGCCATTCTGTAGTTTCATTAAGTTCATCAATGGTTTTAAGTGTCTTTCGCAGATTGGTTAATACTTCTTGCTTACCGTCAACATCATTCTTGTTGTTTTCAAATGACTTTTCAATTTTCTCTAACTCTGTCTCTGCTTTTTTCAGCTTCGCATCATCAGAATGGTCGCCATCACTTTTCAGTTCCGAAACCGCCCCTTTTGCCTTTTTTATTTCATTCGATAACCATTTAGTGTCAACTGACTGAACGGTGTCAGTCGGAACTTCAATTTCGGAAGTATGGTCTAAATATGGAAAGTATGCCTGAACAGAAACAAGTTGTGATTTATCAATGCTTATAGTTAAGTCAACGTCAGAATTTTCTGGTAATAAAGCCGGTAAATCAGAGCCACTGATAATAATATCATAAACGTGTTCATTGTACAAAGATCTAGTTCCGTCCGCTCCGTGTTCGCCTTGGTAAATAGGAATTTTGATAAAATCGGAATCCATTCCTGGGCGAATCTGCTTTTGAGTTTTTAATCCGTTTTTCGTACCAATCGCTGGTAAAGATTTATTCTTTTCTAGTCCTGGAACTTCTTTAAACACAATTTTACCTGTTGACTTAAGTTTGATTTCAATTCCCCAATTATATGGAAGAGTTGCGTTACCAATTTTTGAACCTTGAATTACATTAAAGGTATTAGGCTCGCTTTCCAATAAGTTACCTTTGTTATCATAAAGGGTCACTTCAAAAACATTGGTTTTCCCTTCGTTCAATTGCACATCTATTACTTCACCGATTGCGTTGATTTCAACTTTTCCGCTTGACCAAGCATTATCGCTCCTTTTGATTTCGGCAAAAACCTTTTCTGGAATTTCTCCTTCTGTTTTATCTTCTAAAATTTTAAGTGTTACAAATTCTTCGGTTTCTACTGTCGAAGATTCGTGTCCAATTTCAAGCTGAATTTTTGTTCTGTCTCGTGTTTGCTCCTTTATTTGTTCAGACAATTCAACCGTTGAAGCATAAAGGGCAGCACCTTTTGAAACCACAGTCATTGGGTCAACACTTGTATCTGGTTTGCAAATTTGTTTTTCTAACATTTCTCTCAATGTTGGAGACAATGTAGGACCACCAACTAAAATTAGAGAATCTAAAGAACTGCCTTTGAGATTTTTTCTTTTCAAAAGAGTCAGACTAGAATCAATTGCTTTTTGAAAAATTGGTGCTAGAACTTTTTTAAGTTGCTCTTGTGTTACAGTAAGATCAATTTCAATTTCTTCACCTTCGTCATCGATTCCACATCTATCTTCTTTATAAAGATTGTATTCTGGTTGAAATGACAATTCATTTTTTAACTCTTCTGCATAAGATTTTAAGGCTTCTCTATAATTTTGCTTCTTCTTCTCATTTGACAAAAGTTTAGATATGTCAAACTTTTCTTGAATGTGAGGTATTAGCAATTCATCAACAATTGCTAAATCTAAATTTTTTCCACCTAAATAGTTGTCTCCTTCTGTGTCGATTACTTTCATTATGCCATCTTCAACTTTTAATAAAGCTGCGTCAAAAGTTCCACCACCAAAATCAAATACTAACCAAAACCCGTTTTTACTTTTACTCTCTAGGCCGTAAGCCATTGATGCAGCGACTGGTTCTTGAAGTACTTCAATGTGACTAAAACCCGCCAATTTACCTGCCCTTCTAGTCGCATCTATTTGATTGTTTTTGAAAGCAGCGGGCACAGTAATTACTACAGATGAGAAATTTTCGTCTGTAATAAATGACTTTAGTGTTTTTAAAACTTCTGCCGACAGCTCTTCAGAACTTAATTCCTTTTCAGCAAAGGAGCTCGGATACTTTTTATCAGTACCCATAGTCCTTTTAAATTCAATAAAAGCGTTGCTCTCAAAGTCTTCAGAAAGTGCCCTTTCTTTTTCACTTCTATAAGCAGCGTGTGCTGGGTCTCCTACTAGGATTCCTTTCTTATTATAAG from Bacteroidia bacterium includes the following:
- a CDS encoding Hsp70 family protein, giving the protein MARTKIDYGIDLGTTNSAISRMENGEPLIKKTNKGKDTMASCVAYNKKGILVGDPAHAAYRSEKERALSEDFESNAFIEFKRTMGTDKKYPSSFAEKELSSEELSAEVLKTLKSFITDENFSSVVITVPAAFKNNQIDATRRAGKLAGFSHIEVLQEPVAASMAYGLESKSKNGFWLVFDFGGGTFDAALLKVEDGIMKVIDTEGDNYLGGKNLDLAIVDELLIPHIQEKFDISKLLSNEKKKQNYREALKSYAEELKNELSFQPEYNLYKEDRCGIDDEGEEIEIDLTVTQEQLKKVLAPIFQKAIDSSLTLLKRKNLKGSSLDSLILVGGPTLSPTLREMLEKQICKPDTSVDPMTVVSKGAALYASTVELSEQIKEQTRDRTKIQLEIGHESSTVETEEFVTLKILEDKTEGEIPEKVFAEIKRSDNAWSSGKVEINAIGEVIDVQLNEGKTNVFEVTLYDNKGNLLESEPNTFNVIQGSKIGNATLPYNWGIEIKLKSTGKIVFKEVPGLEKNKSLPAIGTKNGLKTQKQIRPGMDSDFIKIPIYQGEHGADGTRSLYNEHVYDIIISGSDLPALLPENSDVDLTISIDKSQLVSVQAYFPYLDHTSEIEVPTDTVQSVDTKWLSNEIKKAKGAVSELKSDGDHSDDAKLKKAETELEKIEKSFENNKNDVDGKQEVLTNLRKTLKTIDELNETTEWPKLEAELKEEYYRLEKANKELGNDKTAQVVNQIKHQLEEVIKVKDVKLGNVLLDEINSFFIQLTFIYQLIGFIRQHNQNFGSYRWRDPNKARTLLNQGLQKIGESPDVDELHPIVIAIIDCLYPEDRPSGDDSVLVG
- a CDS encoding AAA family ATPase; protein product: MNITNHILSNGQVIEDKYTVTFFLKKGSYAETYRVKDKQKTTKLLKLFSYSKLHRTQFDQSGDVLEIEILKKLKHPNIVKLSDSGELLIENQKYAYAILDFISGETLADKMKREQTFNAYEAKDIILGVLNGLNYLHNQQNPIIHNDVTNLNVMLDLSGQVSVPKIIDFGYARFLVQSNKDFQKDALNPFYSANETFNKVFSVQSDIFSVGALYYHLLVGLPPWFVELSKFKSDTVRLEDAILKEREKPLQVVSSKSKIEANTFNIIAKALQPNAENRFKNLKEFIQAVNGEIVVENSVLEKSAQSTQTLKTVKKGEGFKSIAGMQALKDTIKLDVIDALNEKEKYAEYGLTIPNGMLLYGPPGCGKTFFAEKMAEEIGFNFYQIKPSDIQSKWVNASQENIKNLFDEARKNAPSIIFIDELDALVPNRDNSSVNHMNTSAVNEFLAQMNNSGDDGVFIVGATNRPNSIDPAILRAGRLDKHVYLPPPDFEARELMFKLYLEKRPTDIGLDYAELAKATENYVSSDIKFLCDEASRMALRSKSRITKEILIETIKSNKPSISLSELNSYIEIRAKMEGQQSNNNERPRIGFK